ACAAGGACGTCATCGTGGTCGGCGGCGGCAACTCCGCCGTGGAAGAGGCGCTGTACCTCTCCCACATCGCCAAGTCGGTGACCGTGGTGCACCGCCGCGACAGCTTCCGTTCGGAAAAGATCCTGCAGGAGCGCCTCTTCGCCAAGGACAATATCCGCGTTCTCTGGAACACCGAAGTTGCCGAAATCACCGGCGCGCCGGCCAAGCCGCCGATGCCGCCGTCTGTCAGCGGCGTGAAGCTGCGCGACACGCTGACGGGCGCCGTCACCGAAACACCGATCGACGGCGTCTTCGTCGCGATCGGCCATGCGCCTGCGGTCGAACTGTTCAAGGGCAAGCTGAAGCTCAAGTCGAACGGCTATCTCTGGACCGCTGCCGACAGCACGGCCACGGATGTGGCAGGGGTCTTCGCCGCCGGCGACGTTACCGACGACATCTACCGGCAGGCGATCACCGCTGCCGGCATGGGCTGCATGGCAGCGCTTGAAGCCGAGCGCTTCCTGGGCGCGCTGCCGGTACAGGCCGAAGCTGCGGAGTAATGGTCATGAGAGGGGGTGGCATGCCGTTGGATTGGGACAAGTTGCGCATTTTTCATTCGGCCGCAGAAGCTGGGTCCTTCACCCATGCGGCCGACAAGCTGCATCTTTCCCAGTCGGCGATCAGCCGCCAGGTCAGCGCGCTGGAACAGGATATCGGCGTCAAGCTGTTCCACCGCCACGCGCGCGGCCTTATCCTCACCGAACAGGGCGAATTGCTTTACCGCACCGCCCATGACGTGCTGCTGAAGCTCGAAACGGTGAAGATGCAGCTCACCGAGACGACGGAGAAGCCGAGCGGCAAGCTCCGCGTCACGACGACCGTCGGTCTCGGCCAGGGCTGGCTGACGGACAAGGTGCAGGAATTCCTGCAGCTTTACCCGGACATGTCCATCCAGCTCATCCTCGACAACGAGGAACTGGACGTGAACATGCGTCATGCCGACTGCGCCATCCGCCTGCGCCAGCCTCAGCAATCCGACCTCATCCAGCGCAAGCTCTTCACCGTGCATATGCACGTTTATGCGGCACCGTCCTACATCAACCGCTATGGCGAGCCACAGTCGATCGAGGATCTCGACAACCACCGCATCATAACGTTCGGCGAGCCGGCTCCCGGCTACCTTCTGGACGTGAACTGGCTGGAAGTCGCCGGACGTTCGTCCGACAACCCGCGAATGCCGCATCTCCAGATCAACAGCCAGACCTCGATCAAGCGGGCCTGCCTCCTGGGAATCGGTCTCGCCTGCCTTCCGGATTACATCGTCGGTCGCGATCCCGGACTGATTCAGCTGTCACTCAGCGCCGACGTGCCCTCGTTCGACACTTATTTCTGCTATCCGGACGAAATGAAAAATGCTGCAAAGTTGAAAGTCTTTAGAGACTTCATCGTCGCAAAGGCCAGAAATTGGAACTTTTAGGCCGTTTTTGCAGCAAAACGAGCAGGCCTGCACATCACGCATGCCTGACATGCATAAAAAAGCATTGTTCACTGCACAAAAAACCACCATATCGCTCATAGCTGATGCACATGGTGGCTTTCCTCCCAGTTCCACCGCAGCAGCTGTTCCCCTCTGGAGGTTTTTTGACCTTCACACTTCAAAGGGCCCTGGAGCAATCCGGTGGCCCTCTTTTTTTTCCATGTCACTCCACACGCTGCAGTCATGATGAATGGAAGTTCGCCGATTCTGAAAAATTTCAAGGACTGTCCCTAAAATGAGCCAACCGGAGGGATGGGTTTACCGTTACCTAAGTTGACACCTCAGTTCGTCCCCATATTTGAATTGCTTCCACTCCGATACGGAATCACCACCATATGAATCTTGACGAGATCCTCAAAGCGCTTGCACATCCCGCAAGGATCGAAATGCTCGTGTGGCTCAAACAACCCGAGATCCATTTCCCAGACCGCCCTCATCCGATGGAAATGGGCGTCAGCGCAGGACAGTTCGAACGCTGCGGCCTTTCGCAGTCCACGGTATCCGCCCATCTCACCACGCTGCAGCGCGCCGGCCTTGTGCTGTCCACCCGCGTTGGCCAGTGGGTGCTGTATCGCCGCAACGAGGAAGCGATCGGCAAATTCCTCGCCGCCTTGAACACAGCGCTCTGAGACACCAGATTTGAATTTCCAGGATAATCCACCCATCCCCCATCGGATAATTTGGAAATTTAGAGAGGTCTCATGTCCAGCCTTTTCGACCCCATAAAGCTTGGCCGCGCAACGCTCGCCAATCGCATTGCCATGGCTCCGCTGACCCGCAACCGCTCGCCGGGTGCCATACCGAACGATCTCAACGTCACCTATTACGAACAACGTGCGTCGGCAGGCCTGATCATTACCGAGGGCACGCCGATCACCCAGCAGGGCCAGGGCTATGCGCAGGTTCCCGGCCTCTATCTTCCCGAAGCGGTCGAAGGCTGGAAGCGCGTCACTTCCGCCGTGCATTCGGCCGGCGGCAAGATCGCCGTCCAGCTCTGGCATGTCGGCCGAATTTCCCATACCTCGCTGCAGCCCGGCGGCGCGGCTCCCGTCGCCCCTTCCGCTATCCGCGCCAAGTCCAAGACCTACATCATCAACGATGACGGCACCGGCGCGTTCGCCGACACGTCCGAGCCCCGCGCCCTCGACATATCCGAAATCCCCGGCATTCTTGAGGATTACCGCCGCGCTGCACGTGCAGCTGTCGAGGCCGGTTTCGATGCCGTCGAGATCCACGCCGCCAACGGCTACCTGATCGACCAGTTCCTGCGCGCCGACACCAATCACCGCACGGACGCCTATGGCGGATCGATCGAAAACCGTATCCGCTTCGCAATCGAAGTGGTAGAGGCAATCGTGAACGAGATCGGCGCAGACCGCACCGGCATCCGCATTTCTCCGGTCACCCCGGCAAACGACGCCTCCGACCCGGACCCGCAGCCCCTTTTCAATGCACTCGTGGAAAAGCTCGCCGCCTATGACCTCGCCTTCATCCATGTGATCGAAGGCGCCACCGGCGGCCCGCGCGACAACCTTCCCTTCGACTGGGCCGGCCTGAAGGCAGCCTACCGCTCCAAGGGCGGCAAGGCCGTCTGGATGGTCAACAATGGCTATGATCGCGATATGGCGATCGAAGCCGTCGAAACCGGCCGCGCCGACATGGTTTCCTTCGGCAAGCTCTTCATCTCCAACCCGGACCTCGTTCAACGGCTGAAGGAAAACGCCCCTCTCAACGAGGCGGATCGCGACACCTTCTACGGCGGTGGTGCGGAGGGTTACACCAACTACCCGACGCTGGCGCTTTCCGCCTGAGCATCACGGCAGACACACGAATGCCCCGCTGCCGCGGGGCATTTTTCTTTTGAGCGTTCCTACCTATCTCAGGCTGCGGAACGCTAAGCGAACCGATATCCCGAACATCAGCGCACCGTTCGTCGGATGCAACGCCGCCACCAGCGGCATATCGACCTCCCGCCCCACCACGACCACGGCGATCTGCAGGAGATAGCTTGTCGCCAGCACCGCCGTCAGTTCACGAACGGCGATCAGCCGAGGCGACATGAATGCCTGCGCCAGCATCCCGAGGATCGGCAGAGTGATGAGGCTGCCGACGATGCGGTGCACGTCCCAGTCAACCCCGCCCCCGAAGATCGCCATGCCTGCGAGGTCGAACTGGATGCCGATGCCCGCGCTGGTCAGGATCGCCATCCCCGTGAAGACGAGGCTCGCGGGAGCCGGCTTTATGTCTATCCGCACACTCATGCCGCTCTCCCGGTAGAGGAAGCCGATATCGAACCCGGCTGGCTATCTTGGTTCTCTGTCCGGGATACCCCGTCCACTCGTTCAGGAAGGCAGCCAAGGCTTGCCAGCGTGGTCGCGACAGCCTCGTCGATGGGTGTCCGCGGCTCCTCCCCGAGAAACTCGATGAGGTTCCGATTGTCCATCATGACCTCCCGGCTCCAGAGGTAACGCATTTCGAGAAGTTCCCGAAAGAGCGGCACGAAGGGCGATGCGACCATGGCCGGCAGCCACGGGAAGCGCTTCAGCTTGAGATCCGGTCGTCCCGTGACCCGGCGGATGGAAGCCGCCAGTTCGCTACCGTCCCGGTCCCGGAAACCCGCCATATGGAAGCGCGCGAAGGTCGGCAACCGGTCGGCATGCTCCAGCAGGCGCACCATGGTCTCAGCGACATCCGGCAGATAGGCCCATTGATGCCCAACGCCGGGCGACGACGGGTTGGTGATCGCGGCAACAGGCGCACCGGGCTTGATGACACCCTGAGCAAACCAGTTATTGCCGGCAGCGGGACCGAAGAAATCACCTGCCCGGACAATCAGCACCGGCACACCGTCGGCGGCCGCGGCTTCCAGCCGGCGCTCGAGCTCGACTCGGATCCGCCCCTTGCGGGTCACCGGATGCTGCGGACTATCTTCGCGAACCAGCGGAAAACTGTCCGGTCCGAAATTGTAGATCGTCCCCGGCATCAGGATGCGAGCGCCGTGACGCTTTGCGGCGGCAATCGTGCTGTCGATCATCGGCAGCACCAGCTTGCCCCAGTTGCGATAACCCGGCGGATTGACGCCATGGACGATGAGGCTCGCGCCCCGGGCCGCATCCATCACATCGGCACCGTTCATCGCATCGCCCTGTACCCACTGGTACTGCGGTATCCGCGCCTGCATTTCGGATGCTCGGCGATGCATTGCCCGGACACGATAACCCCGTTCTGCCAGCTTTGCGGCGACCGCGCCGCCGATACCGCCGGTGGCGCCGAGAACAAGGGCTACGGGGGGAAGAATGACTGCTGTCTCTGTCATGGTCTGAACTCCTTCGTTTCGATGCAAGGAGTATCCAACGCGCCGACGATATACGGAATTGCCAGAATTTCTTTAGTTGCTATACATTAATGCATGAGCACTGAACTGACCTGGGATTACTACCGCACTTTCCTCGCAGTTCTGCGCGAGGGATCGCTTTCGGCCGCCGCGCGCGAACTCGGCCTGACGCAGCCAACCGTCGGCCGCCATATCGACGCGCTGGAACAGGCTGGCGGCGGACCGCTCTTCCTGCGCACGCCGAAAGGCCTGCTGCCAACGGAAACTGCCAGGCAGATGCGCCCCCACGCCGAAGCCATGGCGGCAACGGCGGCAGCATTGGAGCGAGCCGCCTCCGGGCGATCCGACACGGTGACCGGAACCGTGCGCATCAGCGCCAGCGAAGTGATCGGCATCGAGGTGCTTCCGCCGATCCTTGCGGAGCTGCAGGAAGCCCATCCCGGCCTGGATATCGAACTCTCCGCATCCGATGAGGTGGAAGACCTGCTGAATCAGGCGGCAGACATCGC
The window above is part of the Rhizobium sp. ACO-34A genome. Proteins encoded here:
- a CDS encoding thioredoxin-disulfide reductase, whose amino-acid sequence is MTARHTKVLIIGSGPAGYTAAIYAARAMLKPVLIAGMEQGGQLMITTDVENYPGFGDPIQGPWLMEQMLKQATHVGAEIVNDLVTEVDVSRRPFTARTDSGAVWTADTLIIATGAKAKWLGIESEQHFQGFGVSACATCDGFFYRNKDVIVVGGGNSAVEEALYLSHIAKSVTVVHRRDSFRSEKILQERLFAKDNIRVLWNTEVAEITGAPAKPPMPPSVSGVKLRDTLTGAVTETPIDGVFVAIGHAPAVELFKGKLKLKSNGYLWTAADSTATDVAGVFAAGDVTDDIYRQAITAAGMGCMAALEAERFLGALPVQAEAAE
- a CDS encoding LysR family transcriptional regulator, with the translated sequence MPLDWDKLRIFHSAAEAGSFTHAADKLHLSQSAISRQVSALEQDIGVKLFHRHARGLILTEQGELLYRTAHDVLLKLETVKMQLTETTEKPSGKLRVTTTVGLGQGWLTDKVQEFLQLYPDMSIQLILDNEELDVNMRHADCAIRLRQPQQSDLIQRKLFTVHMHVYAAPSYINRYGEPQSIEDLDNHRIITFGEPAPGYLLDVNWLEVAGRSSDNPRMPHLQINSQTSIKRACLLGIGLACLPDYIVGRDPGLIQLSLSADVPSFDTYFCYPDEMKNAAKLKVFRDFIVAKARNWNF
- a CDS encoding transcriptional regulator encodes the protein MNLDEILKALAHPARIEMLVWLKQPEIHFPDRPHPMEMGVSAGQFERCGLSQSTVSAHLTTLQRAGLVLSTRVGQWVLYRRNEEAIGKFLAALNTAL
- a CDS encoding alkene reductase; protein product: MSSLFDPIKLGRATLANRIAMAPLTRNRSPGAIPNDLNVTYYEQRASAGLIITEGTPITQQGQGYAQVPGLYLPEAVEGWKRVTSAVHSAGGKIAVQLWHVGRISHTSLQPGGAAPVAPSAIRAKSKTYIINDDGTGAFADTSEPRALDISEIPGILEDYRRAARAAVEAGFDAVEIHAANGYLIDQFLRADTNHRTDAYGGSIENRIRFAIEVVEAIVNEIGADRTGIRISPVTPANDASDPDPQPLFNALVEKLAAYDLAFIHVIEGATGGPRDNLPFDWAGLKAAYRSKGGKAVWMVNNGYDRDMAIEAVETGRADMVSFGKLFISNPDLVQRLKENAPLNEADRDTFYGGGAEGYTNYPTLALSA